In a genomic window of Diorhabda carinulata isolate Delta chromosome 8, icDioCari1.1, whole genome shotgun sequence:
- the LOC130897045 gene encoding uncharacterized protein LOC130897045: MAISVILVAVCCLFVVTCAWDDYTDYYDYEDVTVMEVTIGSKKDLHCFPFDSITIQYWKHNGQEYHQGENLTYLHWIDGEPGAIEVTFLSQEQAGRWECYYYGDVFVSYYFVIVPDKGKQQLWPIENMEESRTNNTYIETTETYIPRETTEGTVEVVNSTLSIRSGEIENEDIQSETYDNFLDILLNSLRNPFVRADQIKGKSGAITLNASYIALSIFIVNLLTL; the protein is encoded by the exons ATGGCGATTTCAGTAATTTTGGTGGCagtttgttgtttatttgttgTTACCTGTGCATGGGACGACTATACTGACTATTATGATTATGAAGATGTCACGGTCATGGAAGTTACAATCGGTTCTAAAAAGGACTTACATTGTTTTCCATTTGATTCCATTACAATTCAATATTGGAAACATAATGGACAGGAATATCATCAAG GTGAAAATTTAACGTACTTGCATTGGATTGATGGAGAACCAGGTGCAATAGAAGTTACGTTTTTATCCCAGGAACAAGCAGGAAGATGGGAATGTTATTACTACGGCGACGTTTTTGTATCGTATTACTTTGTAATTGTACCGGATAAAGGCAAACAACAGTTATGGCCGATTGAGAATATGGAAGAATCTAGaacaaataatacatatattgaGACCACAGAAACTTATATACCAAGAGAAACCACAGAGGGCACGGTAGAAGTGGTTAATTCAACGTTAAGTATAAGAAGTGGGGAAATTGAAAACGAAGATATTCAAAGTGAAACATATGACAATTTTCTTGATATTCTTTTAAATTCTCTACGCAATCCATTTGTAAGAGCGGATCAGATAAAAGGAAAATCAGGTGCAATTACTCTAAACGCTTCTTATATAGCTTTAAGTATCTTTATTGTAAACTTATTGactttgtaa
- the LOC130897208 gene encoding scoloptoxin SSD976-like: MFYLKLLISITIFYYCYADRSCDIKWPRCGTVENIVCRNGGTCKPDLNSDCVPIPNNNTFRDWIVEVHNCYRNRIALGEVQGVASAANMRVINYDLDLEYTASCSANLCKPQTDYCGRTKKFWQNGQNMEIIHGGEDVISSIPHRWFDNIRFMKPEGYRHYWKNLSLPLTFTQMIWAETTHIGCARAYSSKESKIVLVCNYGPPGNINLLPIYKAGEPVSKCPPGMHGNSEYRGLCGTVQPVSTNRRITVKVRSGAVSVLKSNSIFALICTIISCIHISINII; this comes from the exons atgttttatctcaaactattaatttcaataaccattttctattattgttacGCTGATCGTTCATGTGATATCAAATGGCCTCGATGTGGTACTGTAGAAAATATCGTCTGCAGAAACGGTGGTACCTGTAAACCCGATCTTAATTCCGATTGTGTACCCATACCAAATAATAACACTTTTCGGGATTGGATTGTAGAAGTTCATAACTGCTACAGAAATCGAATTGCATTAGGGGAAGTACAGG GTGTTGCCTCTGCGGCAAATATGAGAGTCATCAATTATGATTTAGATTTGGAATATACAGCTTCGTGCTCCGCCAATTTGTGTAAACCGCAAACTGATTATTGTGGacgaacaaaaaaattctgGCAAAACGGACAGAACATGGAAATCATACATGGTGGTGAAGATGTGATTTCAA GTATACCACACCGATGGTTCGATAACATTAGATTCATGAAACCAGAGGGATATCGACATTATTGGAAGAATCTTAGCCTTCCTTTAACATTCACACAGATGATTTGGGCAGAAACAACACATATAGGTTGTGCAAGAGCATATTCAAGCAAAGAATCTAAAATCGTATTAGTTTGCAATTATGGTCCGCCAGGGAATATCAATCTTCTTCCCATATACAAAGCAG GTGAACCTGTTTCAAAATGTCCTCCCGGTATGCACGGTAATTCCGAATACCGTGGTTTGTGTGGAACAGTTCAGCCTGTCAGCACCAATAGGAGAATTACAGTTAAAGTTAGATCTGGCGCTGTTAGTGTATTGAAATCTAATTCTATTTTTGCTTTAATTTGCACAATTATTTCTTGCATCCACATATCTATTAATATCATATGA